The genomic interval CGCTGACGAGGAACATCCGGGCGATCTGCCGCGCGGTCAACCCGGCGACGGCCTGCAGGGTGAGCGCGACCCGCGCGTCCTCGGCCAGCGCCGGGTGACAGCACGTGAAGATCAGGCTCAACCGCTCGTCACCCACGCGGAGCAGGCCGTCCTCGCCGACATTCGTCATGGTCACCGCCTCGGGCGCACCGAGCTGCGCCAGTTTCTCCCGGCCGGCCCGGGCCCGCCGCAACCGGTCGGTCGCGCTGTTGCGGGCCGTGGTCAGCAGCCACGCGACCGGATCGTCGGGGCCCGCCTCGTCCCAGGTGCGCAGGGCGTGCGCGCACGCGTCCTGCAGCGCGTCCTCGGCGAGTTCGAAATCGCCGAGGACACGGATCAGCGCGGCGAGCAACAAGGCCCGGTGCTCGCGGTAGACCCGTTGCAGGACCGGTGCGCTCATCCGGCCGCGACCGCCGGACCGGACGGCCGGTGGTCGAGCCCCGGGACGGTGACGATCGGCCGGACCTCGATGCCGCCCGGCTCGGCGAGCGGGCACAGTGCGGCCAGCTCGAGGGCCTCGTCGAGATCGCGGCAGTCGAGCACGTAGACGCCGCCGAGATGCTCGTGGGTCTCGGCGTACGGGCCGTCGGTGATCAGTGTCCGCCCGTCCCGCACGCTGACGGTGGTGGCGGTGCGCTCGTCGCGCAGCGGATGCCCGGAGACGAACACGCCGCGGCGGCGGCATTCGTCGGCGAATGCGTTCACCCTGGCCAGGGCCTCGGCGAAGCCCGGATCGTCCGGCTCCGGCCGCACGCAATCGTAGATCAGCAGCAGGTATTGCATGGCTCCTCCACTCACCCGGCACGGGTCGTCGGCACAGTCGGTCACAGAGAATGACGAACAGACCGACGGTATCTCGACACGGCCCGCCCGACTTCTTTCTCCGCTCCGATCGGAGGGGTCCGCGCGGCGGGTCAGGCCACCGGCCCGGTATCCGCACAGGAGACGGTGGCGAAGGCCGCCCACAGGATCGGCGAGTGCTCGACGGCCCCGGTTTCGCGCCAGGCGGTCAGGCGTTCGCGCTGCCAGGTCGACAGGGCGGTGATCGGGTCCGGTCGTTCGTGGGCGGCGTCGACCGCGCAGACGACATCCTGCAGCGGGGTCGCGGCGGCGGCGCCGGCGAGCCGCTGGAAGGCCAGGTCCGTGGGGAGCGCCCAGCGCGTCGCGGTGACGAGTTCGGCGCCGCCGCTGATCATGGCGGCGACCAGACCCAGGGCCTCGGTGAAGCGCAGGTCGCCGCCGCTCTCGCAGGCGATCAGGGCGACGCGGCTTGGTATGGGCCACAAGTGTTGTCCCGCAACGGGTTCGGCGGCAAGCGTGTGCGTGCCGAGCAGGAGATCCTTCGCCGACAGCGGCCGGTGGCCGCGCAGCGGTCGGGCGAAGCCGGTGGTGTCGGCGGTGCAGGCGAGGTGCAGTGCGGCGTTCTCGCTGCGGCCGGATTCCGGTGCTTCGGCGGTGACGTGACCGACGTAGAGCAGCCGGGCGGCCCCGTCGCGCAGCAGTGCGCCGAGCCGTTCGCGATCGAGATCGGTGCGGCGGAAGGCTTCCGGCGCCGCGTCGACCGCCGGCCGGAAGCGCTGCTGCGCAAGGTATTCGGTGACCCGCTCGGCCAGCGGCATGGCCGGGTCGGGCCGCCCGAGTACCGAGCCCAGTTCCGAATCGGCCCGGAAGCCGGGGACGCGCGGGTCGAGCACGGCCACCACCGGCAGGTCCCGGTGGTCGGTCCAGGAACGGGCGAGGCGGTCCGGGGCGTGCACGATGCCGGCGGGGGCGAGCATGCTGACGTCGGCGATATCGACCAGCCGCAGACTGGGGTCGGGGGCGATCAGCTCCCACGGCACCTGCGCCACTCGCGGCGACGGCTGCAACCGGATGTGCGGGCGGACGCCGCGCACGAGCAGGTCGTGCAGTTGAATCGCCAGCCCGTGCGGCAGCAGCGCACGGCTCAGTGCCTGCGCCAGTGCGTATTCGGTGTCCCGGACGGCGAAATCGCCTGCGGTGAGGGCGTGTTCGAGGCCGCCCGGACGGGCCGGGTCGGGCAGCGCCGCCGCGAGCCGTCGCATCGCCGCGTCGACGACGCCACCGGGCAGCATGCTCGCGCCCGGGCTCGCCGTGCCGTCGCGCCAGCGCCAGGACATGTACAGATCGTCGGCGTCGGCCATGCGCACGATCACCGTCGGCTGGGCGCCCGTCATGCCGGTATCACCCGGTCGTCCCGCACGGCCCGGCCGTAGCGCTGCTCGGCCGCGGAGATGTAGGCGTCCAGTGCGATGCGGCCGTCCGGGCCCGCCGCGAGCCGCGGCGGCGGGCCCACCGGCAGGCCGGCGGCCGCCGCGACCTGCGCCAGTGCCGAACCCAGCCGCAGCGAGCCCGCGCCGCCGGCCGGTTCGGCGGGCGAGGGCAGCGGATCGAACGGCAGCCGCGCCGGTGCGGTCGCGGTGATCGCTGCCTTATCGAGAGTGGTTCCGGCACACTGCGTTTCGATGAGGTCGGCGATCAACCGGCCGTCGCCGCACCGGTAGGCGAAGCGGAACGCCAGCCGCAGCGCGGGGGCGGCCATCTCGCGATTCCACTGCTCGCGCTGGCCGCCGTCGCGGAAGCTGTAGCGCACGGCGTCGATAGCGATGGCGGAGGTGACGGCCAGGTCGCGGGCCAGCGCGAGCGTCTCGGGCGGCGGCGGGGTGACCAGGTCCGGGAGGATCATGTCCCACAGCGACGCATGCCAGAAATCGACGCGCGCGCACTGCAACCCGAGCCCGCGCGCGGCGTAGGCCGCGTACGCCTCGCCGAGCAGCGCCTGCCCGTCCCCGACCCGCCCGTGCGCGAAAGCGAGTGTTGCCAGGCGGATTCGGACGCCGGACGCCTCGAGCACCGCGCCCGATGCCTCGAAGTAGGCGAGGGCGCGCCGATAGACCTGCTCGACCTGGTCGAGATCGCCGTGCCGTTCGGCCAGGAACGCCGACAGCTGCAGCCCGAGCCCCGCGCGATAGCCGAGACCGCCCGCTTCGAAATACCGCTGGGCGGCCCGCAGGTGCGGTTCGGCGTCGTCGTAGCGGCCCAGCCGGGCATACATCGTCGCGAGGGTCTGCCGCATCTCGGCGGCGCCGTTCAGGTCTGCGGCCGTGTCGAAGGCGGCCAGCGCCTGCCGCGCGAAGTCGAGGCCGAGTTCGCCGCGCCCGGACTCGAAATGGGCGGCGGCGAGGTTCCCCAGCGGGTGGCCGCGCAGCTGCGGCGCGGAGCGGGTAGTGACCTCCAGCGAATCGGTGGCCAGTGTGACCGCCCGCGCCCACTGACCGCGATGCAGGGCGACGGCGGTGAGCGAGATCAGGCAGGAGACACGGAGTGTGGCGAGATCACCGTGTCCCTCGAGCAGGTCGCGCGCCTGCTCCAGCGCGGCCTGCGCGGCATCCAGCTCACCGACGTGCTGTAAGGCCTGCGAGTAGTTGATCAGGGTGGAGGCGCGCTTTTCGATGTGGTCGCCGGGGATCTCGGCGAGGGCGGCGCGGAAGCCGGTGATCGCGCCGCGGTGATCGCCGAGTTCGTCCCGCATGCTCGCCGCGTTGATCAGGGCGCTGACCCGCACGCCGCCGGTGGTGGTGCGGGCGGCGTCCTCGAAGACGCGCAGCGCCTCGGTCACCTCGCCGCGAGCGTGGGCCGCCGCGCCCTCGTGGAGTAGCTCGACGCCGGGTGGCGCGGTGTTGTCGGCAGCCATCAGAAGTCCGGATCTGCTGTGGCAGCGTCGATTTCGGCCAGCAGCGGCGCGGCCTGCGGCTCCCGCGG from Nocardia wallacei carries:
- a CDS encoding YciI family protein encodes the protein MQYLLLIYDCVRPEPDDPGFAEALARVNAFADECRRRGVFVSGHPLRDERTATTVSVRDGRTLITDGPYAETHEHLGGVYVLDCRDLDEALELAALCPLAEPGGIEVRPIVTVPGLDHRPSGPAVAAG
- a CDS encoding CHAT domain-containing protein, with the protein product MTGAQPTVIVRMADADDLYMSWRWRDGTASPGASMLPGGVVDAAMRRLAAALPDPARPGGLEHALTAGDFAVRDTEYALAQALSRALLPHGLAIQLHDLLVRGVRPHIRLQPSPRVAQVPWELIAPDPSLRLVDIADVSMLAPAGIVHAPDRLARSWTDHRDLPVVAVLDPRVPGFRADSELGSVLGRPDPAMPLAERVTEYLAQQRFRPAVDAAPEAFRRTDLDRERLGALLRDGAARLLYVGHVTAEAPESGRSENAALHLACTADTTGFARPLRGHRPLSAKDLLLGTHTLAAEPVAGQHLWPIPSRVALIACESGGDLRFTEALGLVAAMISGGAELVTATRWALPTDLAFQRLAGAAAATPLQDVVCAVDAAHERPDPITALSTWQRERLTAWRETGAVEHSPILWAAFATVSCADTGPVA
- a CDS encoding tetratricopeptide repeat protein gives rise to the protein MAADNTAPPGVELLHEGAAAHARGEVTEALRVFEDAARTTTGGVRVSALINAASMRDELGDHRGAITGFRAALAEIPGDHIEKRASTLINYSQALQHVGELDAAQAALEQARDLLEGHGDLATLRVSCLISLTAVALHRGQWARAVTLATDSLEVTTRSAPQLRGHPLGNLAAAHFESGRGELGLDFARQALAAFDTAADLNGAAEMRQTLATMYARLGRYDDAEPHLRAAQRYFEAGGLGYRAGLGLQLSAFLAERHGDLDQVEQVYRRALAYFEASGAVLEASGVRIRLATLAFAHGRVGDGQALLGEAYAAYAARGLGLQCARVDFWHASLWDMILPDLVTPPPPETLALARDLAVTSAIAIDAVRYSFRDGGQREQWNREMAAPALRLAFRFAYRCGDGRLIADLIETQCAGTTLDKAAITATAPARLPFDPLPSPAEPAGGAGSLRLGSALAQVAAAAGLPVGPPPRLAAGPDGRIALDAYISAAEQRYGRAVRDDRVIPA